The Candidatus Binataceae bacterium genome includes the window GACCTATCGCAACCTGTTTGGCACGATCGAGCGTTGGGTCGATCCGCTCGGCCACAGCGCGACCAACTTCACCCGCATCATCGGCGGCTCGCTGGCCAAGGCGCACGGCGGCTTCCTGGTCCTCGACCTCGACGACGCGATCGTCGAGCCAGGGGTGTGGAAGATGCTCAAGCGCACGCTCAAGACCGGACGCATGACACTGGAGACCTTCGAGCCGTTTCCATTCTTCATGGTTAGCGGGTTGAAGCCCGAGCCGCTCGAGATCGCGGCCAAGGTGGTCGTCACCGGAAGCCCCTTCCTCTACAGCCTGCTCTACTTTTACGACCCCGAGTTCGTCGAGCTGTTCAAGGTCAAGGCCGAACTGCGGCCGGTAGTCGCGGCCGACGCCGCCGGTGCACGCCATTACGCCGCGCGCGTCGCGGCGCTGGCGGCGACCGAGGGGCTGCCCGGCTTCGACGGCGGCGCGCTGGCGCGGATCGTGGAATTCGGGATGCGCGAGGCGGGCGATCGCACCCGTCTGCTCAGCATGATGGAGCCGATCGACGACCTTGCGCGCGAGGCGGCCTATTACGCGCGCGCCGCCAGCGCCGCCCGGGTCGAGGCGAGCCACGTCGACAAGGCGCTGGCTGAGCGCGTGCTGCGCCTCAACTTTATCGAGGAGGAGATCCGCAGGCTTATCGCTGAGGGCACGCTCATCGTCCATCTCGACGGCCGCCAGATGGGCCAGATCAACGGGCTGGCGGTGCTCGACGCCGGCGGCTACAGCTTCGGCCGTCCCTCACGGGTCACCGTAACCGTTGCGCTGGGACAGGCCGGCGTGATCAATATCGAGCGCGAAGCGCGGCTTTCGGGCTCGACCCACGACAAGGGCGTGATGATCCTCAGCGGCTTCTTCCGCCATCGCTACGGCCAGCAGCTGCCCGCCGCGATGACCGCGAGCATCGCGTTTGAGCAATCCTACTCCGGCATCGACGGCGACAGCGCAAGCTCAACTGAGCTCTACGCGTTGCTCTCGGCGCTCAGCGGGGTGCCGCTGCGTCAGGACCTCGCGGTCACCGGCTCGGTTGATCAGTACGGCACCGTGCAGGCGATCGGCGGCGTCAACGAGAAGATCGAAGGCTTCTACCGCGTGTGCAAGGCGATCGGGCTGACCGGCACCCAGGGCGTGCTAATCCCGCGCAGCAACCTGGCCAACCTGATGCTGGATCAGGAGACGGTCGAGGCGGTCGCGCGCGGCCGCTTCCATATCTATGCGGTCGGCACCATCGACGAGGGAATCGAAATCCTCACCGGCGTGCGCGCCGGCGCGCTCGACGAGCCGGGGACGATCAATTACCTGGTCAGCCGCCGGCTGCGCGAGATGTCCGACATCCTGCGCGAGCGCCGCTCCGACGAGGGCCGCGTGGTGCAGGTCGCGCCCGCGCCGCCGCCCGCGCCCCCGCCGCCGACGCCGCCCACACCCCCGCGCTGAGCGGGGCATTTGACCTCGCTCCGATGGCGGAATAGGAATGCTTCGGCAAGCGGCAGGCGTAGCGCCGACGCGACCCGATCCCGATGTCCCAGCCAGCTGCGGAAAGTTGCTTCGATGCCTATTGACCTGCGCTTCGACCCGGGCGAAGTCCCGCTGCTGACGGACTTCTACCAGCTCACGATGGCAGCCGCGTACTTCGCCAGCGGCTACAACGACAACGCCTGCTTCAGCATGTTCGCCCGTCGGCTGCCGCCCCGCCGCGGCTTCCTGGTGGCGGCGGGTCTCGAGCGTTTGCTCGAGGCGCTCGAGGAATTTCACTTCGACGCCGCGGCGCTGGAGTTCCTCGACTCGCTGCGCCTGTTCAGCCCGGAGTTTTTGGGCTTCCTCGGCAACCTGCGCTTCACGGGCGAGGTATGGGCGATGCCCGAGGGCACCATCTTCTTCGCCCCGGCGCCGATCGTCGAAATCCGCGCGCCACTTATCGAGGCCCAGCTGCTCGAGACGTTGGTGCTCAATCAGGTCGGCCTCGCCTCGCTCATCGCGAGCAAGGCGGCGCGCAGCCTGGCGGCGGCCGGCGGCCGGCGGCTTATCGACTTCGGCCTGCGCCGCAGCCAAGGCGCCGACGCCGGGCTGGTTGCCGCGCGCGCCAGCTATCTTGCCGGCTTCGCCGGCACCTCCAACGTGCTCGCCGGGCGGCGCTATGGGATCCCGCTGTACGGCACGATGGCGCACAGCTACGTGATGGCGCACGAGCAGGAACGCGAGGCCTTCGACAGCTATGTCAAGGTGTTTCCGCGCCTGAGCACGTTGCTGGTCGATACCTACGACACCCTGCGCGGAGTCGAAAACGCCGCCGCGGTTGCGCTCGAGCTGCGCCAGGCGGGCGCCAAGCTCCAGGGCATCCGACTCGACAGCGGCGACCTGCTTCAGCTCAGCCGCCGCGCCCGGCGTATCCTCGACCAGCGGGGACTCGCCGAAGTTCCGATCTTCGCCAGCGGCAATCTCGACGAATATCGGATCGCCGAACTGGTCCGCGGCGGTGCGCCCATCGACGCCTTCGGCGTCGGCACCGCGATGGTGGTCAGTGCGGACGCGCCGGCGCTCGATGTCGCCTACAAGCTGGTCGAGTATCGCGGCGAGCCGCGGATGAAGACTTCGACCGAGAAAGTCACGCTGCCCGGGCGCAAGCAGGTCTTTCGCGCCTGCAACGCCACCGGCGGCTTCTACGCCGATCTGATCGGGCTTTTCGAGGAGAGCCCGGCCAGTGCTGCGCGCGAGTTCCGTCCGTCGCCGGCCACGGTGCAGCCGCTGCTCGAACGCGTGTTCGCCGACGGCAGGCGGATGGCGCCGCGGCCCACGTTGAGCGACAGCCGCGAGCGCTTTCTGGAATCGTTTGCCCACCTGGAGCCGCGTTACAAGGACCTCGAACGTCCCGACATCTACCCGGTGCGTCCGAGCGCCGCGCTCAACGCGCTGCTGATCAGCGAGAAGCTGCACGCGGGACGCCGCCAGGGCTGAAGCGCGATGCGCCAGCGCAGCGAAGCGCGCACGACACTTATCCCTTCAGCCCGCCGATGGCGCGCCACGGCGGCGTGGAGTCACGCCGGCCTGTGCCTGATTCCGGCGGTGCCGAGGCATTTCGACTGGCTCCGGGAGAAAGCCGGGGGATGACCTTCGGACGGCCGTTTGGCGGACGAATGGCAAGCGTGTTTACGCCGCGCCGCGAGGCGCTCGCGTTGCTGGCGCTCGCGTTGGTGCTCGGCGCGTCTCTGCGTTTTTACCGGCTGGCGCACGGCGATCTCGGCGCGGACGATGGCGCCTCGTGGGCGGCGGCGTCAGCACCCGAGCTGCGCGCGGTAGTCGAAACCGAACACAACCTCGACCCGGGCAAGCTCGCGCTGTACGACATCCTGCTACACGGATGGATCGCGGTTTTCGGCGATGGGACGTTCGCGATGCGTGCGATGTCGGCGACGCTTGGCACGCTCGCGATTGTCCTGGTCTTCGCTGCCGTGCGCGAAGTGGTGCTCTCGTTCGCCGAAGATCCCTCCCGCGCTCCGGCCGCCGCGCGGGCGGCGCCGAAGGCGAGTGATGCGTGGGCTGAACACGGGGAAAGGGGGCCTACGGGGGATCTCGCCCTCCTTGCGGCAGCCTTCGCCGCCGTGCTTTACGCGACCAACGCCGGGATGGTGACGGCCGATCGCGCGGTACGGATGTATCCGCTGGTGATGGTGGCGGAGCTGTTGGAGATCCTGTTTTTCGTCCGCGCGCAGCGCCGCGGCGGACTCGGCAATTATGTCGGCGTCGCGCTCTGCACTGCCGCGATGATCGCCGCCAATTTCACCGCGAGCTTTCTGCTCGTCGCCGAGGGGCTGTGGCTTGTGGCTCTGCTAGCCGTCAGATCGACGGGCGCGCGCGCGGGCGGGCTTGCGATCTTGGGTCCGGCGGCGGCGCTTGCCGCGGGACTTTTGTTGCTCGCACCGATGATGCCGGATGCGGTCGCCTCTTCCGCCGCCGCGGTGCACGCGGGCGCGATCGACTGGCTCAGGCGACAGCCGATTTCGTGGCCCTACACGACCCTGCGCGGCGCTGCGGGCAGCCATCGGCTGTTTTGGATTTTTGTGCTCCTCGGAGCTTTGGGCATGCTTTGGAACTGGCCGGCGGAGCGCCTTGCCTGCGGCTTCCTCGGCCTCTGGATGGTGGGGCCGCTGGCCGCGGTGATGGCGGTGACCTACCTGATCCGGCCGTTGGAATTTCCGCGCTACGTGATTATCTCGTTCGTGGCGATGTTCGCCTTGGCCGGACTCGGCGCTGCCTCGATACGGCCGCCGGCGCTGCGAGCCGCGGTCGCTGCTTTGCTGATTTTCCTGTCCCTGCGCGCGTTGCATCGGTCGCAGCGCCATCCGCGCGAGGCCGCATGGGGCGCGGCGGCGGCGCTGGCCGAGCGGCAGGTGCCGCAAGGCGCGCGCATCGCAGCCTTCCCCGCCTTCGTTGTAAACGTTGTGCGCTACTACGTTCCGCCCGCGCGGCGCGCCGACGTGGTCGGTGTGCAGGGCGACTGCGGCTCGGCGCGAGTCCTCATCCTGGGCGGACGCGGGCTGTATCCGCCGCAGCAGATCGCCAGGCTGGAAGCCTGCTATCCGCACACCGTCGCGGTCCTGCACAAGGTGGAGGTGCGCGTACGCTGATTTATGACCGCCGGCGCGCCGCGGTGGCGCTGCTTGGCCTGGCGCTGATCCTCGGCGCGGCGCTGCGAAGCTGGCGCCTGGGCGCGGCCGACCTCAGCGCCGATGAGGCCGCGGCGTGGGCGGCCGCTGCGGCGCCCGACGTCGGCGCTGTAGCCGCGCGCCAGTCCGCGCTCGATGCCGGCAAGCTCGCCTTCTACGACCTGACATTGCACGGATGGATTCGGCTGTTCGGCGACGGCGTGGCCGCGATGCGCGCGCTGTCGGCGCTTCTCGGCGTGGCCGCGATCGTGCTCGCGTTCGCCGCCGCGCGCGCGGTGATGACCGTGCTGGGCGGCCCGCGCCAGGCGGAGCACGCCGTCCGCACCGGCGCGCTTGCCGCGCTGCTGGTTGCGGTCAATCTTGTTCTCGTCACCGAGTCGCGCACCGCGCGCATGTATCCGTTGGTGCTGGCGATGGAATTGGCGCAGTTGGCCTGCTTCGTTCGCGCGCAGGCCGACTGCCTAAGACCGGTTACCCGCGCCGCGAGCCTCGCAGCAACGGCGCTGTTCAGCGGGCTCGCGATCGCGGCCAATTTTACCGCCGCACTGCTGATCGCCGGCGAAGTGGTGTGGCTCGGATGGGCCGCGATGCGCCGCCGGGGCCCAGCCCGGGCACTGCATCTGGCGGCGCCGGCATTGGCGCTCGCGGCCGGGCTCGCGCTGCTCGCGCCATTCACAGGGGCTGCCGGGCGCACGGCGATGGGCGCGCTGCGCGCGGGAGCGCTCGCCTGGGCGCGCGCGCGGCCGCCATGGTGGCCGCTCCAGTTGATGCGGCGCGCGTCGGGCAAGGCACCCTTCCTGCTCTTTGCGCCGCTCACGATTTACGCGGCGTGGCGGATGGCGCGTGAGGAGGGCGGAGCGGCACTCGCGTTCCTGCTCTGCTGGACGGCGGTACCGCCGATACTGATGATGGCGGTCTCTTACACAATCACGCCGCTCGAGGAGACGCGCTACGTGATCGCCAGCGTGGTTGCTTTTCTGGTCCTGGCGGCGGTCGGCCTGGCGCTAATCGACGACGCCCGCATACAAATCATCCTGATCGTGCTCGTTCTGGCGCTGTCACTCGATCACGTCCGCCGCGACTTTCGCAAGCCGCAATTTCCGCAGTGGCGCGCCGCCACCGCGATTGCGCTCGCCGAAGCCGGGCCCGACGGCAGGATCGCGGTGGCGCCGGGCTACGCGGTGAACGTCGTGCGCTACTATCTGCCGCCGGGGGAGCGCGCTCGCGCCGACGTTGCCGACGAGGTGTGCGGGATGCGCCAGCGGGCGCTGGTGCTCGGCGGTAAGGATCTCCTCGCGCCGACGCGGCTGACGGAGCTCACCAATTGCTTTACGCTCATCCGGCGGCGGCTGCGCCTGGTCGAGGTCCGCACGCGATAAGCTTGAGCTGGGCGCCGCACGTCGGCGTCGTCACTTACCTGCAACGGCAGCTCGCGCGATTTCCACTGTTCGTCCCAGCCCTGCGGCCGTGAAGGTGATAACCAGCCTGCCGCGCCGGTCGTCGTCGCCGCCGGCGCGAGCCTCGGCAACCTCGTGCGGACTGAAGTCGACCGCCGCGGCGCGATACTCGTCGAGGACGCCGCGCAGCGCAGGGTACCAGCCGACGACACCGACCTCGATTCGTCCGTCGCGCTCGCCCTTGAGCCACATCCCGGCAAACAGATGCGGGTCGGGCGCACGGCGCGGAAGATTAAGCCCGCCTTCCTCGTACGGCGGCTGGCGCTTCGGCGGGACCATAACCCATCCCGCCGGCAGCGGGGCTGCTTTCAGCGCGTCTGCCGGAGTTAGGGCGGATAGGTCGCCTCCGGAACGCATCAACGCCTCGGTTCCAAGCACCAGTGCGGCGAAGCGCGCGCGGCTGGCGCGCGTCTCCATCTCGAGCGCCGTTGAGTTCTTCCATGGCGCCAGCTCTGCCGGGGACATCCGGTAAAGCGTGATGCCGCCGGCGCGCACTGGCATCACCCCAAGTGTGGCCAGCAGCGGGCGCCATACGTCTTCCTCGCGGTCGTCGACGAGGACTGCGCTCACCTGATGGGCGCCCATGAATGCGCGGAGCTGCTCACCGGCCGCCGGCAGTGCCACACTATCGACGCGGAGGAAGGCTCGGACGGCAGGCCAGCGGCGAAAGCCGATAGGTGGCATCGTCGCGTAGCCGTCCGCCAGACGGAAGTACCAGTCGCTCTGAAGTTGCCAGAAAGTGCCGTTACCGTTGTAGCTATATGGAAGTATGGCAATTATCTCGCTCTGAAAGAGAAATTTTCTGTACAGTGCGTCGCGGAAAAATGCGGGCACGTTGGTGGCTGTATTCCAGAACGATGCCGACAAGTTTGGTAGCACGGAAAGCATTATGACTACACCGAAGAGGATCCGTAGCATGCGCCGTGTTCTGCTGTTGCTTAACCATTTAGCTGCCATGATGGCCAGCGCGAGAAACGAGTACAGCATAAAACGCGCCGGCAAAGCCTTGTCGATCACTGGAATGGATGCCAAAAGCACTCCCGAGAGCAATGGGAAATACACATGCCCCGCAACAAGCAAAAAGGGACCTAACGAAAGAAGCACGGCCGCAAGGAAGAAGAGAACCAACCCGCGTGCCCAGCGTTCTTGCCAATTGCTGCGAGCAAAGGAGATCACAACAAGGATCAAAGGAAGCCCAATGTAGCCGCCGGTCTCGGATATGTCGCCGAGGAACTTTCTGTTTATCGCCCCGGGCATCGACAGTCGCCCAGGCTCCATCGTAGGCGTTGGGATAATCAGGTTGAGCAAATCTATCGAGAACGGCAGCGACGGGTGCAAGGGGCCCGCTTCGTAGCCCAACGAGATCATCCCGTATAGATATGGGCTTACAAGTACGGCCGTGATGGCATAACTGAGCATGATCGCAGGTAGAATGCTCGCGGTGCGTTCTTTCTGCGCAGAGGAGCCAAACATCAGCATTGTCGTCAGACCAATGCCCGCGAATAAGGTCATCGTTGCGAACACTTCAACAAAGATGAGGAACTGCGCAGCCAGCAGCAGCACGAGACCGGCAACGAACCTAGAGCGCGAGATTTCCATCCGGGCGCCGCGAATCACAAGCAATGCGAACAACGGAACAATAAACACTGCGATCAGAAAAAGATGCCCGGAAGTGTGGCCAAGCATGTACGCAGAGAAGCCGAATACATAGCCTCCAACTAACGACGGCCAGTATTCACCGGTTAGGTAGCGGCAAAGAATGAATGCACACCAGGAGCAGATCGTAACGGCGAGCAGACATAAAGCATTGTAGACTGGTACAGGTCCGAACACGCCGACAATCGGAAAGACAGCGAAGCTGAGAAGCGGCATTCCCGTGGCCCATGTGAGGTTGACTCCCCGCGGCGCCCATACAGCATACGTATAAAAGGGATTGAGCCCGTGACGGAGCGCGTGCGGCCACCACGCCATCAGCCACATCTGCAGCTGCGGGTCGACGCCTTTGCCGATGTAGGCGGTTGAGAACCGCCCGACAACGCCGCGGCCGAAAAACAGGAACGCGAGCGCGAAGTAGATTGCAAAGGCGGACAGCCCGCGCCAGTCGAAGGCGTAACGCTGACGTTTAGTGCGGGCTGGAACTGCTCCTGGTCGTTCGCTCGGCGGCAGGTCCGGCGCCGGTGAAATCGAGCGCTGACCTATCAGACTATCGTCGGATATCGGCGTCACCCGCCCCGTCCGCCTCCGCGTGTCGCCATGCGACGACTTCCTGACCGCCGGTCGGGCGCGCCGGTGGAGCCGTCTTCCGGGTTCGTCCGGCCTCCGGAGCCTGGGCTAGCTTTGCGCGACTGCGGCGCCCTCGGCTTGAGTCGGAGCCAGAGCGTCGGCCGCTTCGAGCAGGCATCGCTCGGTACTGGGCCAATCGATGCAAGGGTCGGTTATCGAGACGCCGTACTTGAGCGCGGAGCGGTCGGCGAGCAGGGGTTGGTTGCCGGCATTGATGTTACTCTCGAGCATCACGCCCATGATCGCCCGGCTGCCCGCGCGGATCTGGTCGCACAGCGCGGCGAGCACCGCGGGCTGTTTGCGGTAGTCCTTGTTGGTTTGCGCGTGCGAACAATCCACCATCACGCGCGGCTCCAGCCCCGCCTTGACCAGCATCCGCCCGCACTCCTCGATGCTGGCCGCGTCGTAGTTGGGCGTGCGTCCGCCGCGCAGCACCACGTGGGTATCCGGGTTGCCGCTGGTGCGTACGATCGCGGTGACTCCGTCCTGGGTGATGCCGAGGAAGGAGTGGGGGCGGCGCGCCGATTCGATCGCGTTGACCGCGACCTGCAGGTTGCCCTCGGTGCTGTTCTTGAACCCGACCGGCATCGACAGCCCGCTCGCCATCTCGCGATGGGTCTGCGATTCGGTGGTGCGCGCGCCGATCGCCGCCCACGAGACGAGGTCAGCGATGTACTGCGGCGTTATCGGGTCGAGCATCTCGGTGCCCGCGGGTAATCCGAGCCCGTTAATCTCGAGCAGCAGGCGGCGCGCACGGACCAGCCCTTCGCGCATGTCGCATGAATCGTCCATGTGAGGGTCGTTGATCATCCCCTTCCATCCGACCGTGGTGCGCGGTTTCTCGAAGTACACCCGCATCAGGATGACCATCCGGTCAATCAGGCGCGCGCGCAGGCGCGCCAGGCGCTGCGCGTAGTCAAGCGCGGCGACGGGGTCATGGATCGAGCAGGGGCCGACGACACAGAGCAGGCGGCGGTCCTCGCCGCGCAGGATGCGCCGGATGGTCTGGCGGGCCTCGACCACCGTGTCGGCGATCGCCTCAGTGACCGGCAACTCTTGCTTGAGTACCCGTGGCGCGACTAACGCCTGGGTGGAAACGACGTGGAGATCCTGAATCTTACGCATCGGACGACGCTATATCTTTAGCCGAAAGGGCGGTTGATAATAAAGTCGCTTCCGGCGCCACGATGACCCACGAACAGATCAAGCAGCCATTCGAGGCCGCGGCCGCCGGGCAGCCCACCCCTCCGCAGCCTGCGGGGGCCGCCTCGGAGGGGGCGACGACTGACGCCGCGCGCCCGCGCGAGGCGGCGGCGCTGTGGCGCGCACTGGCGGGTATGGTGCTCTCGCTGGCGCTCGCCTGCGTGATCGTGGCCTTCGAATTTTCCACCCAGGCGACCCATCGCGCCAATCGGCTCCGCACGCGGCTCAAGGCGCTTACGCTGAAGGTCCACAAGCTGGAGGCGCAGATCGGCGCTCAACGCGCGCGATTGGCCGCCGCGCGACGCGAGCTTGGTGCCGCGGAAACCCTGCGCGCGGTCCTGCTCGCGCCGGACGCCGCGACGATCCGGCTGATACCGGCGCATGGCGCGGATGACGTTTCGGCCGGCGCCGCTGCGGCGCCGGCGCCGGCCGCGACGGACGCGGCCGAAGGCGGCGAGGCCTCCCCGGCGCGGCTTGCGGAAGCGCCGCCGGCAAGCGGCGCTCCCGCGGCCGCCACCGATGCGCCGCATGGCGGCGCCGGGCGCGGCGTCCAACGGGCTGCCGGCGCGCCGCACCCACGCGCGCTGCTCGCCTTCAGCCTGAAAGAGGGGCGCGCGGTGCTCCAGGTCGTTGGCCTGCAACGCCCGGCGCGTGACGGGACACTCGTGCTGTGGTGGCGGGGCGCACGCGGCGCGCTTAGGCGGGCGGGCGAGTTTCGCACGGCCGCCGACGGCGGCGCGATGGTCGCGCTTAAGCTGCCGCGCAATTTCAGCCCGACCGGGGCGACGATCACCGCGGAAGGCGCGCAGGCTGGCGGCGCGTCGCCGCAGGCTGACGTGCTGTTGCGCGGTGCGCTCGGGCATAATCGATGAGCGGAGCGCCCGGGCCCGGCGCGAAGCGAGGCGTGGCGCTCTCCGCGCCGGCGCCGATCGCCCCCCGCGATGGCTATCAGCGCGACTTCTGGCTGGTGTTCGCGGCTTCTGCCGCCCTCAGCCTTGCCACTAATCTGTTCGTATTTTTCCCGGTCTTCATAGTGCGGCTGGGCGGTGGTGCGGCGATTATCGGCGCGCTTGCGGGCGTGGGCTCGCTCGCCGCGCTCGGCGTGCGGCCCGGCGTCGGCGCGCTCATCGATTGGCGCGGGCGACGCTGGACCGCGCTGTGGTCAGTGCTGCTCGAGGCCGTGGCGATAGCGCTCTACGTCCCGGTGCATGCGCTGGGCTGGCCGATCTATGCCGTGCGCCTGCTGCATGGGGCGGTGGACGGAACCGCGCGCGTCGCGCTGTTCGCGATGGTCTTCGATATTCTGCCGCAGGGGCGGCGCGGCGAGGGGATGGCGCTCTTCAGCCTGTGCGGGATCGGGCCGGCGGCGTTTGGCCCACTGGTGGGCGAGGCGCTGATGAAGCGGTTCGGCTTTGCGCTGTTCTTCTACGCCGCAAGCGCATTATGTCTGGGCGCGGCGGCCGCGATCGCGATGCTTAACGACGACCGGCCCTTCGGCGTTGCGCAGCAGTGCGAGGGCGGCGAGCGGACCGGCTATCGAGCGCTGCTGCTCGATCCCGATCTGCTTCCGCTATGGCTGGTGGCGTTCACCTTTTCGATCGCGATCTCGCCGCGCAACAACTTCGTCGCGCCCTTCGCGTATCAGCGCGGAATCGCGCACGTCGGATGGTACTTTGCGGTGTACAGCGCGATCGCGGTGGCGGTACGACTGTTGGGCGGGCGGCTGATGGACCGCGTCGGCGTCGAACGTATCGTGCCGCCCTCGCTCGGACTGCTCGCGTTCGGAATCGCGTTGCTCGCGCTCACGGGTCGCGGTGGCGCGCTGCTCGGCGCCGCCGTGCTCGGCGGGCTCGGCCACGCCTACACGTATCCAGCGCTTAGCGCGCTGGTTATCGCGCACACGCCCCCGGCGGCTTTCGGGCGCAGCTCGACGATCTACACGTCGCTGTTCGACTTCGCCGCGATGGTGGCTCCGTACCTGCTCGGGCTGGTCGCGACACGCTGGGGCTACGGTCCGATGTTCGTGGTGGCGGGGCTGGCGGGAGCGCTCGGCGCGGCGTATTGTATGGCCGCGGTGAGGACGCGCTGAAGGTGCGTCAGCGCGGCTCGAAGTCGGGTTGTTGAGGAAATCTTCCGACCAAGGCTCGGCGCGATTGACTTGCGCCGGGACGCGCGGTAACCTTCACGTTTGCCCCTAAAGGGCGCCGGTCTTTGAAAACTGAATAGTAGTGCATGCCTTTAATCGGGCGGCGGGGATCGGAAAATCCAAGCCCGTCCGGTTTCTTTGAATTTGCGGTCGGTCCATCCCGCTGCGACGCCTTAGCCGCGTCGCCGCATCTGGGATGACACACTGAGCTTTTATGGAGAGTTTGATCCTGGCTCAGAACGAACGCTGGCGGCGTGCCTGAGACATGCAAGTCGTGGGAGAAAGTCGGGGCAACTCGGCGAGTAAACCGGCGCACGGTGAGTAACACGTGGATAACCTGCCTCGGAGATCGGGATAACCCGTCGAAAGACGGGCTAATACCGGATAAGACCACGGACAGTTCGCTGTCCGGGGTAAAAGGTGGCCTCTGCTCCTGCAAGCTATCACTTCGAGAGGGGTCCGCGGCCTATCAGCTAGTTGGTGGGGTAATGGCCTACCAAGGCGAAGACGGGTAGCTGGTCTGAGAGGATGGTCAGCCACACTGGGACTGAGACACGGCTCAGAGTCCTACGGGATGCAGCAGTCAGGAATATTGCGCAATGGAGGAAACTCTGACGCAGCGACGCCGCGTGGGTGATGAAGGCCTTCGGGTCGTAAAGCCCTGTCGGAGGGAAAGAAAAGCGCGCTGGCTAATATCCAGCGGGCCTTTGACGGTACCCTCAAAGGAAGCACCGGCTAACTCCGTGCCAGCAGCCGCGGTAAGACGGAGGGTGCAAGCGTTGTTCGGATTGACTGGGCGTAAAGGGCGTGTAGGCGGTCGGTCAAGTCTGATGTGAAAGCCCGAGGCTCAGCTTCGGAAGTGCATCGGAAACTAGCCGGCTAGAGCGCGATAGAGGAGGGTGGAATTCCTGGTGTAGCGGTGAAATGCGTAGATATCAGGAGGAACACCGGCGGCGAAGGCGGCCCTCTGGATCGTTGCTGACGCTGAGACGCGAAAGCGTGGGGAGCAAACAGGATTAGATACCCTGGTAGTCCACGCTGTAAACTATGGGTACTAGGTGTTCGGGGTATTGACCCCCTGAGTGCCGCAGCTA containing:
- a CDS encoding nicotinate phosphoribosyltransferase, coding for MPIDLRFDPGEVPLLTDFYQLTMAAAYFASGYNDNACFSMFARRLPPRRGFLVAAGLERLLEALEEFHFDAAALEFLDSLRLFSPEFLGFLGNLRFTGEVWAMPEGTIFFAPAPIVEIRAPLIEAQLLETLVLNQVGLASLIASKAARSLAAAGGRRLIDFGLRRSQGADAGLVAARASYLAGFAGTSNVLAGRRYGIPLYGTMAHSYVMAHEQEREAFDSYVKVFPRLSTLLVDTYDTLRGVENAAAVALELRQAGAKLQGIRLDSGDLLQLSRRARRILDQRGLAEVPIFASGNLDEYRIAELVRGGAPIDAFGVGTAMVVSADAPALDVAYKLVEYRGEPRMKTSTEKVTLPGRKQVFRACNATGGFYADLIGLFEESPASAAREFRPSPATVQPLLERVFADGRRMAPRPTLSDSRERFLESFAHLEPRYKDLERPDIYPVRPSAALNALLISEKLHAGRRQG
- a CDS encoding ATP-binding protein — translated: MAEGDDRRTDSGAAARPPLAPAPPAAELSAADLRAPSPLSADELMRAAAGPDAHELLGQDRALDAVRMAIGIDAPGYNVFVSRLRTRRERDAIIRLLSKRAAAMPTPGDWVYVNNFRNPESPTAIYLRAGQGAELREGMRELLSFVIEQLPKAFRREDFDQERKALREKYNQRAQELINQLEASARQRGFVIQGAPTGQVIFIPLIGGRMPESPEELARKMQELPDEERERLARAQAELSDQLITLTVRQQELMRELIDEIRQIERAFAARLIAPAVAALKARFDNPAVAAYLDQVVEHILGHLERLREMAEPAEGGPPVRRGERARLSEYEVNVLVDNAGRSGAPVVVEDAPTYRNLFGTIERWVDPLGHSATNFTRIIGGSLAKAHGGFLVLDLDDAIVEPGVWKMLKRTLKTGRMTLETFEPFPFFMVSGLKPEPLEIAAKVVVTGSPFLYSLLYFYDPEFVELFKVKAELRPVVAADAAGARHYAARVAALAATEGLPGFDGGALARIVEFGMREAGDRTRLLSMMEPIDDLAREAAYYARAASAARVEASHVDKALAERVLRLNFIEEEIRRLIAEGTLIVHLDGRQMGQINGLAVLDAGGYSFGRPSRVTVTVALGQAGVINIEREARLSGSTHDKGVMILSGFFRHRYGQQLPAAMTASIAFEQSYSGIDGDSASSTELYALLSALSGVPLRQDLAVTGSVDQYGTVQAIGGVNEKIEGFYRVCKAIGLTGTQGVLIPRSNLANLMLDQETVEAVARGRFHIYAVGTIDEGIEILTGVRAGALDEPGTINYLVSRRLREMSDILRERRSDEGRVVQVAPAPPPAPPPPTPPTPPR
- a CDS encoding 3-deoxy-7-phosphoheptulonate synthase, which codes for MRKIQDLHVVSTQALVAPRVLKQELPVTEAIADTVVEARQTIRRILRGEDRRLLCVVGPCSIHDPVAALDYAQRLARLRARLIDRMVILMRVYFEKPRTTVGWKGMINDPHMDDSCDMREGLVRARRLLLEINGLGLPAGTEMLDPITPQYIADLVSWAAIGARTTESQTHREMASGLSMPVGFKNSTEGNLQVAVNAIESARRPHSFLGITQDGVTAIVRTSGNPDTHVVLRGGRTPNYDAASIEECGRMLVKAGLEPRVMVDCSHAQTNKDYRKQPAVLAALCDQIRAGSRAIMGVMLESNINAGNQPLLADRSALKYGVSITDPCIDWPSTERCLLEAADALAPTQAEGAAVAQS
- a CDS encoding MFS transporter gives rise to the protein MALSAPAPIAPRDGYQRDFWLVFAASAALSLATNLFVFFPVFIVRLGGGAAIIGALAGVGSLAALGVRPGVGALIDWRGRRWTALWSVLLEAVAIALYVPVHALGWPIYAVRLLHGAVDGTARVALFAMVFDILPQGRRGEGMALFSLCGIGPAAFGPLVGEALMKRFGFALFFYAASALCLGAAAAIAMLNDDRPFGVAQQCEGGERTGYRALLLDPDLLPLWLVAFTFSIAISPRNNFVAPFAYQRGIAHVGWYFAVYSAIAVAVRLLGGRLMDRVGVERIVPPSLGLLAFGIALLALTGRGGALLGAAVLGGLGHAYTYPALSALVIAHTPPAAFGRSSTIYTSLFDFAAMVAPYLLGLVATRWGYGPMFVVAGLAGALGAAYCMAAVRTR